The Caenorhabditis elegans chromosome II genome has a segment encoding these proteins:
- the R05G9.5 gene encoding uncharacterized protein (Partially confirmed by transcript evidence): MFSSLVLFVSFFYTIYCSEQISNASEITEIVRYDGRRIPFENRQQVFHYVNITNPAVEIKLKCAHCNAERCRPLPFCYSIMYSEEDVRSTGDYCADEAEMNSLVGAQLDATTSSQRKRRRLHESCLPSINDPTIQYCVCHTFDDDASSREYDALRRIRIWRYQSLIFHDEVQKSSCELRVTAVTLVLVLIW, translated from the exons ATGTTTTCCAGTTTAGTCTTAttcgtttcctttttttataCAATATACTGCTcggaacaaatttcaaatgcatCTGAAATTACCGAAATTGTTCGGTACGATGGGAGAAGAATACCATTTGAAAACCGACAACAAGTATTTCACTAT GTGAATATCACGAATCCTGCAGTGgaaatcaaattgaaatgtGCACATTGTAATGCAGAAAGATGTCGACCTTTACCATTTTGTTATTCAATTATGTATTCAGAAGAAGATG TTCGTAGCACTGGTGACTACTGTGCAGACGAGGCAGAAATGAACTCTCTAGTGGGTGCTCAACTTGATGCAACGACTTCATCGCAACGGAAGCGTCGGCGCCTTCATGAATCGTGTCTTCCGTCGATTAACGATCCAACGATACAGTATTGTGTGTGTCACACATTTGATGATGATGCTTCTTC AAGAGAATATGATGCATTACGTCGGATACGAATATGGAGATATCAGAGTTTAATATTCCACGATGAAGTTCAAAAGAGTTCCTGTGAATTGAGGGTAACAGCAGTTACGCTCGTTCTAGTTCTGATATGGTGA
- the R05G9.1 gene encoding uncharacterized protein (Partially confirmed by transcript evidence) — translation MPLKAVPLLGRKLCFCPLKPHPQQVGRLLERCRREKICGGERRIQDCWRQTFGKCGDDYSV, via the exons atgcCTTTAAAGGCCGTCCCTCTGCTTGGAAGAAAGCTGTGTTTTTGTCCATTGAAG CCACACCCACAACAAGTCGGACGTCTTCTGGAACGATGTCGCCGTGAGAAGATATGCGGGGGAGAGCGACGGATTCAGGATTGTTGGCGacaaacatttggaaaatgtgGAGACGACTATTCAGTGTGA
- the T28D9.1 gene encoding uncharacterized protein (Confirmed by transcript evidence): MSDVAETVVAQEPEVVEPVEEKPTETGSDDVVVIDEKTSEQNGEKTEETQAEATEEKNETEAEEADKDKAVENGEAKDTNGNDRKRVSSAHEEAPVADAEEDAPLTKKSKVEDEVDVAASGDAPAVAAE; encoded by the exons atgtcCGACGTTGCCGAGACTGTTGTCGCTCAAGAGCCAGAGGTTGTCGAACCAGTCGAGGAGAAGCCAACCGAGACTGGATCGGACGATGTCGTTGTGATTGATGAGAAGACCAGTGAgca GAACGGTGAAAAGACAGAGGAGACTCAAGCTGAGGCCACCGAGGAGAAGAATGAGACTGAGGCTGAAGAGGCCGATAAGGATAAGGCAGTCGAGAACGGAGAAGCAAAGGACACCAACGGCAAC gaTCGTAAGCGTGTGTCCAGCGCCCACGAAGAGGCTCCAGTCGCCGACGCAGAGGAGGATGCTCCATTGACCAAGAAAAGCAAGGTTGAGGATGAG GTTGACGTCGCAGCCTCTGGAGATGCCCCAGCTGTCGCCGCCGAATAG
- the rsp-5 gene encoding putative splicing factor, arginine/serine-rich 5 (Confirmed by transcript evidence): MPRLYLGKIPYNARERDVERFLKGYGKINNISMKYGFAFVDFEDSRDAEDACHDLDGKTMEGSSMRLVVEMARGKPRGNDRHGSRSPRRRSRSPRRRSRTPPRRRSRSRDRKRSRRSRSRSSSRSRSPVRESRRRSESRSPSPKRDFHSSMRNQYHLQAHIAMAYT; the protein is encoded by the exons atgccGCGCCTCTATCTAGGAAAAATTCCATACAATGCACGCGAACGCGACGTTGAGCGATTCTTAAAAGGATATGGCAAAATTAATAACATCTCAATGAAGTATGGATTTGCCTTTGTCGATTTTGAAGATTCTCGTGATGCTGAAGACGCATGCCATGATTTGGATGGAAAAACCATGGAAGGAAg ctctaTGCGCCTTGTCGTGGAAATGGCTCGCGGAAAACCACGCGGCAATGACCGTCATGGATCGAGATCACCACGACGACGTTCCCGCTCTCCTAGACGTCGTTCACGTACTCCACCAAGAAGACGTTCCCGCTCTCGTGATCGCAAACGTTCTCGCAGATCCCGTTCCAGAAGCTCCTCCAGATCCAGATCACCAGTTCGTGAAAGTCGTCGCAGAAGCGAATCCCGTTCGCCGAGCCCGAAAAGAGACTT CCACAGTTCAATGAGAAATCAATATCACCTACAAGCCCACATCGCAATGGCATACACATAG
- the rsp-5 gene encoding putative splicing factor, arginine/serine-rich 5 (Confirmed by transcript evidence), with translation MPRLYLGKIPYNARERDVERFLKGYGKINNISMKYGFAFVDFEDSRDAEDACHDLDGKTMEGSSMRLVVEMARGKPRGNDRHGSRSPRRRSRSPRRRSRTPPRRRSRSRDRKRSRRSRSRSSSRSRSPVRESRRRSESRSPSPKRDLKREASRSRSPLPAKDRSRTRSGSPPKNGGDRKRSVSRGRSHSRDGSNRSVSRSPSPGSPKD, from the exons atgccGCGCCTCTATCTAGGAAAAATTCCATACAATGCACGCGAACGCGACGTTGAGCGATTCTTAAAAGGATATGGCAAAATTAATAACATCTCAATGAAGTATGGATTTGCCTTTGTCGATTTTGAAGATTCTCGTGATGCTGAAGACGCATGCCATGATTTGGATGGAAAAACCATGGAAGGAAg ctctaTGCGCCTTGTCGTGGAAATGGCTCGCGGAAAACCACGCGGCAATGACCGTCATGGATCGAGATCACCACGACGACGTTCCCGCTCTCCTAGACGTCGTTCACGTACTCCACCAAGAAGACGTTCCCGCTCTCGTGATCGCAAACGTTCTCGCAGATCCCGTTCCAGAAGCTCCTCCAGATCCAGATCACCAGTTCGTGAAAGTCGTCGCAGAAGCGAATCCCGTTCGCCGAGCCCGAAAAGAGACTT GAAGCGTGAAGCGTCGAGATCTCGTTCACCACTGCCAGCAAAAGATCGAAGCAGAACCCGAAGTGGATCTCCCCCAAAG AACGGCGGAGATAGAAAGCGCAGCGTGAGCCGTGGAAGAAGTCACAGCCGAGATGGCAGCAATCGCAGTGTGTCTCGCTCTCCGTCTCCAGGATCTCCAAAGgattaa
- the T28D9.11 gene encoding uncharacterized protein (Confirmed by transcript evidence) has product MRRGGEPQCDGREFRIASSPAREREDDNETAPPQTSAAQEPLVDCFLGTVPNSCFVRCELI; this is encoded by the coding sequence ATGAGGAGGGGAGGAGAGCCTCAATGCGATGGCCGCGAGTTTCGAATTGCCTCGTCGCCGGCAAGAGAACGAGAGGACGACAACGAAACGGCCCCGCCCCAAACGTCGGCTGCGCAAGAGCCTCTCGTCGACTGCTTTcttggcactgtgccaaattCATGCTTCGTGCGGTGTGAATTAATCTAA
- the twk-49 gene encoding Potassium channel domain-containing protein (Confirmed by transcript evidence), with product MPTSLLFPFHFISSRLDTFNQDMLERVKASTSRISSATRSPCFQRWSPVLLILLTTVFILFGATCFYLFERDPHEMTVRKWYMNLAVERRQFARTISSRIFNDTRNLLIIIDREQTERVQQLLVESLKRYEDKLTIVPPSRREWSWISSFNFAYSLLLTIGGGFKVPATVGSQIFAVFYCLIGIPLFYSTLILIVCRLVSPVLKWPSLTRSRRFLLILAAFGLFILWAILIGLCLYYQVINDFWLSILHAFTGSLTVQIPSPAQITTCGILFLNFAATISVSLLILILLVSFSVFFPKEMLIQEVDNGVEEKLERLTPPPKFQVIVDEAGESKLTSA from the exons ATGCCGACCAGTCTTCTGTTTCcgtttcatttcatttccagTCGTCTCGACACGTTCAATCAG GACATGCTGGAACGCGTGAAAGCATCAACTTCCCGTATCTCATCTGCAACCCGTTCGCCATGTTTCCAACGTTGGTCTCCAGTTCTTTTAATCTTGCTCACGACCGTATTCATTCTATTTGGTGCCACATGCTTCTATCTCTTTGAACGGGATCCACATGAGATGACCGTCCGAAAGTGGTACATGAATTTGGCAGTTGAGAG GAGACAATTCGCCAGAACAATCAgctctagaattttcaatgatACTCGCAATCTTCTTATCATCATCGACAGGGAGCAAACTGAACGAGTGCAG caactaCTTGTGGAATCTCTGAAACGATACGAAGACAAATTAACAATTGTTCCTCCTTCTCGTCGTGAATGGTCTTGGATTAGCAGTTTTAATTTTGCGTATTCTCTTCTTTTGACGATCGGTGGTGGATTCAAAGTTCCAGCTACTGTTGGTTCCCAG ATATTTGCTGTATTCTATTGTCTAATTGGTATTCCATTGTTCTACAGTACTCTGATACTCATCGTCTGTCGATTGGTATCTCCAGTTTTAAAG TGGCCATCACTAACTCGTTCGCGTCGTTTCCTGCTCATTCTTGCGGCCTTTGGTCTCTTTATTCTCTGGGCAATCCTCATTGGCCTTTGTCTCTATTATCAG GTGATCAATGACTTCTGGCTTAGCATTTTACATGCTTTCACTGGATCTCTTACTGTCCAAATTCCAAGCCCCGCACAAATTACAACTTGCGGAATCCTGTTCTTGAACTTTGCTGCTACCATTTCGGTTTCTCTTCTTATCCTCATTCTACTTGTCtcgttttccgttttcttcCCAAAAGAAA tGCTAATTCAAGAAGTTGACAATGGAGTCGAGGAGAAGCTGGAGCGCCTCACACCACCACCAAAGTTCCAGGTCATCGTAGATGAAGCTGGAGAAAGCAAGCTTACCTCTGCCTAA
- the twk-49 gene encoding Potassium channel domain-containing protein (Confirmed by transcript evidence) — MLERVKASTSRISSATRSPCFQRWSPVLLILLTTVFILFGATCFYLFERDPHEMTVRKWYMNLAVERRQFARTISSRIFNDTRNLLIIIDREQTERVQQLLVESLKRYEDKLTIVPPSRREWSWISSFNFAYSLLLTIGGGFKVPATVGSQIFAVFYCLIGIPLFYSTLILIVCRLVSPVLKWPSLTRSRRFLLILAAFGLFILWAILIGLCLYYQVINDFWLSILHAFTGSLTVQIPSPAQITTCGILFLNFAATISVSLLILILLVSFSVFFPKEMLIQEVDNGVEEKLERLTPPPKFQVIVDEAGESKLTSA, encoded by the exons ATGCTGGAACGCGTGAAAGCATCAACTTCCCGTATCTCATCTGCAACCCGTTCGCCATGTTTCCAACGTTGGTCTCCAGTTCTTTTAATCTTGCTCACGACCGTATTCATTCTATTTGGTGCCACATGCTTCTATCTCTTTGAACGGGATCCACATGAGATGACCGTCCGAAAGTGGTACATGAATTTGGCAGTTGAGAG GAGACAATTCGCCAGAACAATCAgctctagaattttcaatgatACTCGCAATCTTCTTATCATCATCGACAGGGAGCAAACTGAACGAGTGCAG caactaCTTGTGGAATCTCTGAAACGATACGAAGACAAATTAACAATTGTTCCTCCTTCTCGTCGTGAATGGTCTTGGATTAGCAGTTTTAATTTTGCGTATTCTCTTCTTTTGACGATCGGTGGTGGATTCAAAGTTCCAGCTACTGTTGGTTCCCAG ATATTTGCTGTATTCTATTGTCTAATTGGTATTCCATTGTTCTACAGTACTCTGATACTCATCGTCTGTCGATTGGTATCTCCAGTTTTAAAG TGGCCATCACTAACTCGTTCGCGTCGTTTCCTGCTCATTCTTGCGGCCTTTGGTCTCTTTATTCTCTGGGCAATCCTCATTGGCCTTTGTCTCTATTATCAG GTGATCAATGACTTCTGGCTTAGCATTTTACATGCTTTCACTGGATCTCTTACTGTCCAAATTCCAAGCCCCGCACAAATTACAACTTGCGGAATCCTGTTCTTGAACTTTGCTGCTACCATTTCGGTTTCTCTTCTTATCCTCATTCTACTTGTCtcgttttccgttttcttcCCAAAAGAAA tGCTAATTCAAGAAGTTGACAATGGAGTCGAGGAGAAGCTGGAGCGCCTCACACCACCACCAAAGTTCCAGGTCATCGTAGATGAAGCTGGAGAAAGCAAGCTTACCTCTGCCTAA
- the R05G9.3 gene encoding uncharacterized protein (Partially confirmed by transcript evidence), with the protein MTDVRFIIWNCIALLVALMMALTSIIILSDAPHNSMEFSTLPKNVQNEISLFAESRFHEFEAKQALELEPYRTTHLMLHIMPEICTDGNKARQSGPWPEYEEQYYCASTPVANWCDGYRNMHKATESVISMPGGYELVASFSCLRIMPWIRRVKDFNISLISVIVTIIVTLMCYLFFSSNTNDEDNNTLDDDEKPDLPPPGRPSTKKKESAAMKPLANLVSRKENFRKRR; encoded by the exons atgACTGACGTCAGATTCATTATATGGAACTGTATCGCTTTATTGGTTGCTTTGATGATGGCATTAACATCAATTATTATTCTTTCCGATGCTCCACACAACTCGATGGAATTCTCAactcttccaaaaaatgtgcaaaacgaGATTTCTTTATTTGCGGAAAGTCG ATTCCACGAATTCGAAGCAAAGCAGGCACTGGAACTTGAACCATATAGAACGACACATCTGATGCTTCACATCATGCCAGAGATCTGCACGGATGGTAATAAAGCAAGACAAAGCGGACCTTGGCCAGAATATGAAGAACAATACTATTGTGCATCAACCCCAGTTGCCAACTGGTGCGATGGATACCGTAATATGCACAAAGCAACCGAAAGTGTTATCTCAATGCCTGGGGGATATGAATTGGTTGCCAGTTTCTCTTGTTTAAGAATAATGC CTTGGATTCGACGAGTGAAAGACTTCAACATTTCATTGATCAGTGTCATCGTCACTATCATTGTCACTTTAATGTGTTACTTGTTCTTCAG CTCGAATACGAATGACGAGGACAACAACACCCTCGATGATGACGAGAAGCCCGATCTTCCTCCACCAGGGCGTCCATcgacaaagaaaaaagagtcAGCGGCCATGAAACCACTTGCGAATCTTGTTAGTCGAAAAGAAAACTTTCGGAAGAGAAGATAA